Part of the Mauremys mutica isolate MM-2020 ecotype Southern chromosome 1, ASM2049712v1, whole genome shotgun sequence genome is shown below.
caggtaaacacactggcccgccaggggctttccctacacaagcggcaacccctgtttgagaaaccctgttctacTGTATAGTGACTGATCCTCTATAAATGCCTAAGGTTGATGAAAATATAATAGTTAGCTAACTTCTGAGTTACCTTTGTGATACAGCAATGTCTAATGACATGCCAAACAATAATTCTATTTTATAAGATAGGCAATATTTAGGAAACAACCTTAGGGCCTAACTATCCAGGGTAATCAGTGCTTCCTACCAAGGGCTGCATGGTCTCAGCTCCCATTGGATTTAACAGTAATTACGAGAAGTCAGCACATTGTAGGGGATGCTCACTAGTTCACAGAATTGAATTTACTTGACTAAGTTTCATCCCATGAGATTTTACTACCACTGCTGTACATATTAGAGCTCCTTAGCTATATTTGTTTTTGCCTTGCTAATTTATGAGTATTTGTActcattttaatgtatttaaaacaaacaaaaaaaaccactgcAGCAATTTTCTTCAGACGCATAAGCCTAAACTAGATACTATACTGCAAACTTAATTCAGTTTTCTTCAgtgttttaatacattttcaaaactCAGCCTCTAACCTACACCTGCAGGGAAAAATATGTCTGCACATGGAATTTGCAGGTGCAAATCAGGAACTTGTATACCCAGATATTATATGCCATTTTGTACTTAGTTACTTGATGTGAAAATGTAGGTTCTGCGTGTGCAATTATAGGTGTGCTTGACCATTTTTTGTGTACACAATTTGGTAaggttttgaaaattttccccagAATGTCTTTTGGTGCTTTTAACAGCATTTTTTCTGTCATTTTTACTACAGTGATATCTAACAAATGAGGTCTCTTACCATTTGATGAAGAGAAAAATCCATTCATTCTAGATGATTTAAAAGTGGTCAGAAGGTTGCCACCATCAAGAGTAACATGGGATATGTTAGCTTTAATAGGTTGCAAATTAGTGCTACAGGAATTATTGTAACGAGCATCATAATGACGGAAATCACCTGAAAGGAAACTGAATGTAATGAAATTGTATTCATTATATACTGAGGAacattaaaaattttaaaacgCTGAATTATTAATCAAGTAACACATTTCTGAAAAACAGTGAGAGTTGGAAGTGAACTTCTTGATCAGCACCAAGATTAGTTTTATTGGTAAGTAAGCCAAGATGTATTTAGATCTATGAAGAAACTATGGACTAAAGTTTTAGTGAGACTTACCCAACACAGTAATAGAATATGTTAGGACTCGATCCTTCAAGGTATTGAGGTCTCTATCCTGATATAGCAAAGCACGTATGCAAGCGTTTAACTCGGAGCATGTGAAttagtcccactgacatcagtggtacCATTCCAGTGCTTACTGTTAAGCATATGTTTAGCGCTTTGTTGGATAAGGGCCAGAGTGCTTAGCACCATGTAGGATCAAACCCTTAGGGAATACTATGTCTTGGTCAGTAAATACACCACTTGATGCTTCCAGTtccatttaaaacatttaaagaaaGACTCTCATAGCTGATCATTTTGTTTACGGAAATGAACAttttgctccctgactgccctccctattttgtttttctttaatataCACTAGGTTGTATGTTGCAGTAAATaatatgttttgttttctaaGCTGCTCACACACACTGCTGAACTTCAGGATATTGTTGCAACACTATATGTCACTGAAGAAGAACAGTGCAGGATTTGCTCTCTCTTGGAAAGAGCTTTAGGACAAGGATTGTGTCTTCTCATATGCTTGTACAGTGCTGAGAACATTTTGGGcactactgaaatataaataatgaGTCACTAAAACCAAATTTGGGTATTTAATATAAATAATCTGACTTAAAGAATGCAATAGACATAATGAATAGATACCGAAAGAATACCACCCGctgattttcaaagaaaagggAATGTCTCCATCTATCCCTCCAGTACGTAGGTGTGTATGGTGGGGAGACGCGGGGGAAGAGGTTTAAAATATTTGCATGTGACATGTAAAATCTGTCTCTAAAAGTTACAGTGCTCAGTTGCATGAAGACACAGAAGGGTAGGGAAACAGAAACTCTCCCCTCTCTCTTCTTGCCTCTTTACTACAAAATATATTCAAAGCACTTTGCTCTTCCCCAAAGATGTAGTTTTTGAGACATACAGTGTATGTACTGTACATGAAGTGACAGGCCCAATAAGGGACATGGAAGCTCTTTATTTTAATAGAAGGGGCTCTGCACCAACTTGAGTGATCGTCAGGATGGTCACAACAGTATGGTAGGAGGCACAGAGTGGCTGCTGGTACATGAAGTGGAGTTGGTGGAGTCATGGACTCTGCCTCTGGAAGAGGTTGCAAGGCTGGAAAACCATACAGCAGCTCAGCTGGGTACAGTGTGGGGACTCAGGATTCCATTACTGCTCCAAAGCACAGAACTTGGCTAGAGTGCAAAGGGGTTACTGGGAAAGCATTTGTAAATATAAATTAATCAGTCTGAAACATGCTTGAAAAGTTAATTAGCAGGAAGATATGATGTATTCTCTTAAATTTTCTTGTGTATCTTTTGCTCTGTCTTGCCCATAGTTATTGCTACAGTTATGTTCCCAGAAAACGTTTTTGTAAAGCATGTAATGCTTCTATAAATTCTCTCTGACACAAATATTTGCCAGCACAGTGACATATGGCTGTCAGAAATTTCTTCCACTTTCTTTACTCTATTAACATGGGCAACTTTCTTTGAAACATTCCCTGTGTTAGCGAGACTGAGAGTCTTCCCAATACCAAATATTTACAGAGCAATCACTTTAAAAACATGGCAGATTAATGGCTCTTTCATGAGATCCtttcaaaaaacattttcccaAATGAGAGAGTCCTGCCAGCTGATAGTGGCTGGCAGGTGGTAAGCTATAGTTTACCATGTAAAACTCACTCATTTTACTGTTAACTTGTtctctgccttcctcctcccacaTCTATTTGTTTCATCCACctgtctttggggaagggattttctttttatttaatgcTTGTAATGTACCCAAGAAAATGGGGCCCTCATCTATGACTGGGGTCTCTAGGAGATAATAGATAATGATAAAAGTAGAAACTCTTCAAACTGTTGTGTGAAAGGGTGAAAACAGTATGTGTAACTGAATGCAAGATCATGTTATCATTAAAActccctatttttaaaaaaacaagaatgATTCTTACCAGCAGCATAATCCTTTTGAGCTAGAGCACTATGCACACCCTGCCACAAAAGATTTATTTCTTCATCAGTTGGTGTACGATCAAGACGTAGTCCATTTTCTGCATATACAGGTTTCCTTTTGGTACCAGTTATCAAGCTGTCTTGTTGGGCAATTGTCTGAATATTATTTACAGTATAATTTGTCTTTTCCAAAGGCTCACTTGGAGATATGTTGTAGGAAGGTGGGTGTGCCAATTTCTCAGTGACCAAGTCAGAACTGCAAGTAATACTCTTATTATTTTCTATAGTGGTTCTATTTAAAACCTGATCTGCTGGCAAAAGGTGTCTTGCATTTACATAGTTACCATTTGTAGTGTTGGACTGACATTTGGAAGAATTTACTGGTTGACACATAGTGTCTGCTACATTCTGATCTGGCCTATTGCCTGGTACAGGTTTAGGTGGTGGATGAGGTACAATGATTTTACCCTGAGCTTTTATAACCTTATGAACTTCACTAGCAGACTGCGGTCGGATTATAGTGCCCTTTCTATTCTTAGGTGTAAAACCTGATTGGGTTTTGGCAGATCTTGGTCTTCTGATTATCTTAGTCTTACCTTTACACAGATTACCTTTCTGAATTTTAGAGTCACCACTATATGCAGGGGGTTTACTTTCATCACCCTTTGATGCCATCCAAGCTTGTTTAGCAAAGTGGTAACCTGTAGATACAAAACAACGCAGAGGCATACAGTCTCTTTCTGAGCCTCCAGCAGCAACAATTTTTGTGGATATTGGGGGATAATCCTGGTGATTTTCTGTGCAGATAGAATTTGTGGTGCAAGCGGGAATACTTCTTAAATTATTGTTAGCATCATTGAGTTTACTTTGAACATAAGATGGCTGCAACTGTGCCTGAGATACTCCTGTGGTGTACTTTTCTGAACACTTTTCATCATCTTCTACTACTATTTTGTCAGTTTCATCAAACCATCTGAGTTTCTTATTGGTCTTTTGATTTTCTGCatctttcccttttatttttgcCAATTCTAGACTGTCTCTGATAGATGATGCAGTTTGATTCCCAAAACTGATCCTTCGGTTCAAAACTACTGCTTTGAAATAATAATTTTCATATTTAGATTCTTTCTTTAAAATGCTTTTGGGCAATTTCACTCCCTTTCGCTCATGCATGTTATTTCTCAGGTATCTGTGATGTTCAGACAATTCACCATTAAACTTTGCATTAGACAAAGGTGACATGGCTTCAGCCACAtttcccttttcttcttttttgtccTCTTCTTGATCAGTGTTGCACAAAATGGAAGCATTAGATGTGTCTTGAAATAAAGATGATCCCTGATTAATACCATTAACATTTTTTATGTTTTCATCTTTTGTTTCTGACAAATTGTCTAGATTATCAGTACATGGCACTGTATTTGTATTTTTGCCCTTTTGTAAAGGATTAGATGAGAAAGTACTGTTGTGAACACCAGTTGAACTCCACTGTTTCGGAGGTAAGATTACAGGTGTTGCCATAGGCTGATTTGAGGTTTGTACTGATGAGGTGGTTCTTCTCTGTTGGATCAGTTCAGAACTCTGCTCCTGTACAGAATCTAGAACTCTTTCTCCTGGAGTAGAATCAGAGGTGACCCAGGCTTTGCTGGATTTGAACACAGGGCTATCAGTGGCTAATGAACTCTCTCTACTAACCATTCCAGAAGATGAAACTTTCAACATATTGGTTTTTTCCTCTTTCCGATTTTGCATAAAAGTACACGGACTGTTTACAAAGGTTATTTGATTATCAGAAGTACATATGTCTGTTGTTCTTTTTTCTGTTCCACTAAGAACAAATGATTTCTGTTTTGGATTGTGTACATTTTCAGCAGGAATTAGAACATTTTGTTTAGCTAAAGTGTCATGAAAAGGAGTGTTTGGCTGGCTATTTTGGGTATCTAAATTTATCAGCCAATTATTTACATGCTGATTTTTAGAAAAAGTTAGTTCAGGTGTATCAAGGAAGCTCTTATTCACAGACTGTGATTTTTGTGAATTGTAGGGTATAGAGTCGTCCCACTGTGTAGTCAAAGATGTTTCACTGGGTGTTGtataattttcattttgttctcCTGCCTCAAGACTGTCCAGGCTTGACGGGCTGTCAGAATTTGTTATTTGGTTGACTTCTTGGTGAAAATTCTGAAACAGAGAAAAATAGGACTTGTTACAGTCATAATATGCTATTGTATTGATTAGTACAGTTTTGTTCTTTATATTAATTAAAGCTTAGGTTAAAATCAGATAAACACTACTATACTTTCGGTAGAGTAATGGAAGTTATTTTCACTCTTATGTTCACAGCATCATCGATTGCCTTGAAGTATTCTCATTCAAGTCAATTAATATCTGGGCATTTATTACAAAAGAAAAGAATGAACTTTTGAGATCACATTCTAAGGAAACAGATGTCTAATTCAAGgattttatttctgtgtttttaTATCAGTTCTTCAAGAGcagaattaaaaaatatattggtGTATTCATGGATCTATTGCCACTGTCTAATCCTCAAAACTTCCCTGGGTGCTAAGACACAAGGAGCATCCTGGAGATCTGGGCTTTATGGAATTCAAGGGTCAATACACATAGGTTTCCTAAATTCTGCTGCCATCCATGCAGTGAAATCACAATAGTTCTGCTGTGGTCAGGGACATATACATCTGTGGGGTTGTGGGGCTACAAAATATTTAGTCTCTTGCACTGAACTGATCTCATTTTGTTTGACCCACAAATTACATTACTTTCCAACAAGATGGTTACTGTCAGCACTAAGCAGTGAAATGCCAACAATTAGGCGTTTTTATTTGTTAAGATATTTTACAGTCAATACATGGTGAGAAATGCAGCTCCCATGTGAACTTTCAAACTGGCCCACTTAATAAAACAGATgcatgttattttaaaaattcaagcCCTGACTCTCCACCATGTTCAAGCACTATGCTGCCCCTGACAACTTTCACCGGGTACAGTGTTCCCCTATATGAAGGGGAACTTGCTATCTTCATTTAGTGGACAGGAGAATCcaataatgatttttttccacagtGTGCAATTAAATTCACCTTAAAAGTTTATTGCTAATACCAAATATCTGATGGTAAAACCCTCATCACTTCTaatcctaagaacataagaatggccgtaccgggtcagaccaaaggtccatctagcccagtatctgtctaccgatagtggccaatgccaggtgccccagagggagtgaacctaacaggcaatgatcaagtgatctctctcctgccatccatctccatcctctgatgaacagaggctagggacaccattcttacccatcctggctaatagccatttatggacttaaccaccatgaatccTCTGTAATTTTAGAATCTCTGCAGGGGTAGATAATTGGGTTGTGAATTAGGAACCATAACAGCAAAAAGCATAGCTTCTAACTTTTAgtatactgtactgtatttatgAGGAAATTTTACTTAAGCTACCTTTCCATCCCCTTTACACTtctggagcagcacaaagaaGATGGAGTGAGGCCATGGCTATAACTCAAACTGGAATTTGTCCATAATATTGGAATAAATATCCTTATGCAAAATGTCATGAAATCTTTTCTCAATACTAGCGGTTAGAACTCAACCACCTATGATCTTATACAACATTCATCACAAGAGTATCTTAAcacaacacatttaaaaataaatacataggatcttgatttctttctttttgtctctCAGGAGAAAGGAAATTACATCACATCCAAAAGCATACAGTAGTGCAGTGCCATCCACTTCCCCAAAACACCTTAGTGAGACACTAATAAGGTAATATTTCAGAGGAAGGCGTGGAACCTACTCAATCATCAACGTCATCTCTTTCAATACCTAGGTGTTCAGTGGATGTCTTTCATTTCAGTACTGCCCAAGCCTGAACAAACATAATTTATGACATCTAATGGGATCATAACACAAGGTAGTATGTCTGAAACTGTACACAAACAATGAAAGAAAAACTGCATTTTAATTGTTTTCCTATTTTCTCTCCACTTCTTTTTGTTATAGTCATAATGtcctgcagggccggtgcaaggatattttgcgccctaggagAAACTTCTACCTTGCCCTCCGCCCCCAGCATCGCTTATTAAAAACTtccaaaaatgaatactgcatactatggcattgttcattagaattaatacgtTTGgattgaaaatttattaatttaattatttagtctactaatgaaaataaataaataacctgaCAGTGCTGACATTGTTATTGTTTTCACTTTGCACAACATAGCATGGatcttaaaataaatcacatacaTTATACACAATACACTGTCACAGAGTAACACTAATaatttagaatttatttttccaCGGAGAAGGAAAGCAGGCCGGGTTCGGTCAGTGGGGGttcgggtttggctggggagtgcAAGGGGAGCAGGCCGGGTTCAGTCAGTGGGGGttcgggtttggctggggagtgcaaggggagcagactgggttcggtcagtgggggttcgggtttggctggggagtgcaaggggagcaggccgggttcggtcagtgggggttcgggtttggctggggagtgcaaggggagcaggccgggttcggtcagtgggggttcgggtttggctggggagtgcAAGGGGAGCAGGCCGGGTTCGGTCAGTGGGGGTTCTGcgttggctggggaggggaagggaagcagaccagATTCAATCAGTGACGGTTCGAGTTTGGTctggaggagaaggaagcagactgggttcggGTCAGTGGGGGATTGGGTTTGTCTGGGTAGCGGAAGAGAAGCAGACCaggttgagtcagtggggtattgggttaggtggggaaggggagcagatcgggttcggtcagtggggtatcgggtttggctggggaggggaagggaagcagaccgggttgagtcagtggggtatcgggttaggtggggaagggaagcagatcGGGTTTGGTCAGTGGGGTattgggtttggctggggaggggaagggaagcagaccgggttgagtcagtggggtatcgggttaggtggggaagggaagcagatcgggttcggtcagtggggtatcgggtttggctggggaggggaagggaagcagaccgggttgagtcagtggggtatcgggttaggtggggaagggaagcagatcgggttcggtcagtggggtatcgggtttggctggggaggggaagggaagcagaccgggtttgggtgtggagtggggcggtgggcagggtagGATTCAAAGAGCCGCAAGGTGAAATGGGCACTATCCTCTCCAGTCCCTGGCATGCAGCAGCAGCGGGCCAAGTGCACTTGCAACAGGGCAATGGGAGCATGTGGCCTGCTTTGCCTTCACGAGTCCGTCCTGTGCCTGGGATGGGGAGTTGAATGCTGGGCTCTCGCTccggcaggagggggtggggcaggcaggactGTGAGGCAGAGAGTGCACGGCCCTTATGCCAAAGCAGGGTCAGGAGGGTAGAAAGCTGGGGCGCAGGGAGGTGGGTTAAAGCAGCTTAGCCGCCCCTCCACAAAAGAGAGCCCGTAGAGCTGCCAGCCATGgtgtccctcccttctctccccagggagcagagccTCTGCCCTGGAAATCCTGCAGCCCGCTCTCCGAGGAGCATGCCATGTGCAAGCTGGCCACGCTTGCAACACACTGATAGCACAGCTCAGCCCCAGCGGGGGTCTTACACCTCCCGCTGCAAGCTGCTCCACTctccttctggctgctgctgtgcaatCTACAAGACTGAGGCGCTAGTACTGTAATAatgtactgtgatagacccagaccagtggggtacaggagtctggtagagggcaaatatactggtcgctggatgagtagttttctgttccctgagtgaccagagcaggggctgcactagagtaatcaggaacctgctagaaccaattaagataggcaggataattaagacacctggagccaattaagaaactgctagaatcaattagggcAGGCTAGCTAATcggggcacctgagtttaaaaaggacctcacttcagtttgtggcatccgtgtgaggagctgggagcaagaggtgctttgagctgagagtgagagggtgtgctgctggacgactgaggagtacaagcgttatcagacaccaggaggaaggtcctgtggtgaggataaagaaggtgtttggaggaggccatggggaagaagcccagggagttgcagctgttacaggaggcactatagacagctgcaatccacagggccctaggctggaacccggagtagagggtgggcccgggttcccctcaaacctcccaactcctgatccgatacaggagttgatccagactgtgggttccaccagaggggaagatctctgaggcgagcaaatctgccaataagcgcaagacccatcaaggtagaggaggaactttgtcacagtacctACCAACACAGCAATCTGTACAATTATCGATTCACAATCAAAGGACTTTGCTGGCTTTCTAAATGGCAGGAGTCGGACAGCAATTCACTGGGAGTGTGGTTCTTATCACCTCCCTATAGCCTGTGATCTAATCAAAGGACTTCCCTAATCGCTGGCTGTCTAAATGGCGGGAGAGCAATTCATTGAGAGCGTAGTTCCTATCTACGTCCTCCCTACAGTCTGCCATCTGCAGCCTGCGTCTTGATTGCTATCTGGTCCTATTTTTAGGCACCGCTTTTCAGCGCCCCTCAAATCTCGGTGCCCTAGGTGTccacctagtttgcctagtgcTTGCACCCGCCCTGATGCCCTGATTCAACACTGTAGACTAGACAATTGATTTCAGAATCTAACTTGAATTaaatttagggttgccaactttctaactgcagaaaaccgaacactcttgccctgcccttttgccccttccccgaggcctcACCCCACCACTTCTTCGAGATCCctccccgctcactccatcctccttttctctgtcgcttgctctcccccaccctcactcatttttactgctctggggcaggggattgggatgtgggagggggtgagggttctagGATGGGGaagggctccaggttggggggtggggctgaggggttcaggatgtgggagggggatctgggctgggacagggggttgggatgtgggaagggTTGCAGGCTCCgagaaggagtttgggtgcaggaaggggctcaggacttggttgggatgcagaagggggtgaggggtgcgggttctgggtggcgcttacctcaggcggctacCGAGAAGCAGCAACGTGTCCTTCCAGTTCCTAGGGGGAGGGCCAACCAGGGGACTCTGTGTGCCGTCCCCACCTGCAGgcgctgtccctgcagctcccattgacggtggttcctggccaatgggagctgcggagctggcgctCGGAGTGGGGGCAATGTGCAGAGCCCTCATGGCTGTCCCTCTGCCTAGAAGCCGGAAGGttatgctggctgcttccgggagcagggcagggagcctgccagctctGCTGCACTGGCAGTGCAGCCAACCAGTCTTTTAATGgcttggtcagcagtgctgaccagagccaccagggtcccttttcgactgggtgttctggtAGAAAACAggatacctggcaaccctaattacATTCTGGTGGGGGAAAAGGGTAGGAGATGCATTAAGAATAATAGTGCGAgcactggttttttttgttttttgttttgttttgtaactttaaagggAAACATTTGCAAATTGAAAGGAACAGGACTAACTGCAGTAAGAATTTATAGCTCCTTTAACAATTATGTTGAAAGAGTTGAATTTCTGAAGGCTTATTAAGGAAACCACAAAAAAAACCTGTTAATAAATAAGCACATCTTTTCCCATCAGAATGctatttaatttaatattaatgtTATAGTTAAACTACAATATTGCATATTTTAAAGTTGTTCAACAATTTTCaatagcaaaataaaaaaattagagAGCTCTTTTGATACAAAAGTATCTTGAAAGACTTTTTATGGTTGAATTAAATCTTATCTTGCACTAAATGTTCAGATGTGGGTGCAGGCTTATATTATAGTTATGATCTGAGATAAAGAAACCAAATACAAGAACAAAGAACCAAATGTAGGCAAAGATTCCTTTAGGGAACATTTTCAAAGTAAGACTATGCAAGCTGGTGTCTTTCTAGTAAAACAGAATATATAGAGCTTTGTTAGTTACTTATTAACCTTTCCTTTTAGCCAAATTATATTTTAACCTCTATTTGAGCTTTATAGCTgaagaaagaagggaaaaaatgggaaaaaattccTCTCTAAATTTTCTACATAAGACCACACCTTGGGACTAGCTGTAGTGTTTCCATCTGGGAAAAATGTTGCACCTAAAGTTGCACCATATTAAGTAAAGGTGTAtttctaaactgatttagttaaactgagGCAGAACTTTGTGCGGACACTATTATATCAGAGTAAACTTGGCTTACATCAATTTAGTTGCATTTGTAAATTTATAAGTTGCAAGCTAAGTTGCTAGACGCAGTTTTAAACTGATACAAGTGTGTCCATACAGAGGTTTGCCTGAAAACTTCAAACAGGAGTTGCTATTGTGTTTATATATATGAATTCTTTTCTCCCACCCTGCAGAATAATTCCTTATAAAGAGCATCGATCTAATTCCAGTCAAATCAATCCCCAAGAGACAATTTAGTAGCTAAATAAGTTGAGGCTTTCTGATTTACAGACAGAAAATTTTACTTAGTTCAGCCTTGCAAAAGCATCATGAAAATGTACCAGCCCAGGCACAACTTCTATTTGTCTACCTTACCCATCAAAATATATTATTCACTCAAGCAAGAAAAATTCTGCAAGTGTGACTTAAATTTAGATAAATGAAAGTATTATGTatcttatagattcatagactctaggactggaagggacctcgagaggtcatcgagtccagtcccctgccctcatggcaggaccaaatactgtctagaccatccctgatagacatttatctaacctattcttaaatatctccagagatggagattccacaacctccctaggcaatttattccagtgtttaaccaccctgacagttaggaac
Proteins encoded:
- the CEP126 gene encoding centrosomal protein of 126 kDa isoform X4 gives rise to the protein MIQENSGTNLDSDQLLFQQNLEEMQRLLEKQHLSSLANFHQEVNQITNSDSPSSLDSLEAGEQNENYTTPSETSLTTQWDDSIPYNSQKSQSVNKSFLDTPELTFSKNQHVNNWLINLDTQNSQPNTPFHDTLAKQNVLIPAENVHNPKQKSFVLSGTEKRTTDICTSDNQITFVNSPCTFMQNRKEEKTNMLKVSSSGMVSRESSLATDSPVFKSSKAWVTSDSTPGERVLDSVQEQSSELIQQRRTTSSVQTSNQPMATPVILPPKQWSSTGVHNSTFSSNPLQKGKNTNTVPCTDNLDNLSETKDENIKNVNGINQGSSLFQDTSNASILCNTDQEEDKKEEKGNVAEAMSPLSNAKFNGELSEHHRYLRNNMHERKGVKLPKSILKKESKYENYYFKAVVLNRRISFGNQTASSIRDSLELAKIKGKDAENQKTNKKLRWFDETDKIVVEDDEKCSEKYTTGVSQAQLQPSYVQSKLNDANNNLRSIPACTTNSICTENHQDYPPISTKIVAAGGSERDCMPLRCFVSTGYHFAKQAWMASKGDESKPPAYSGDSKIQKGNLCKGKTKIIRRPRSAKTQSGFTPKNRKGTIIRPQSASEVHKVIKAQGKIIVPHPPPKPVPGNRPDQNVADTMCQPVNSSKCQSNTTNGNYVNARHLLPADQVLNRTTIENNKSITCSSDLVTEKLAHPPSYNISPSEPLEKTNYTVNNIQTIAQQDSLITGTKRKPVYAENGLRLDRTPTDEEINLLWQGVHSALAQKDYAAGDFRHYDARYNNSCSTNLQPIKANISHVTLDGGNLLTTFKSSRMNGFFSSSNGVVPVTRRKQISDNSENKHRALLEQRRQIVASAGRRPTDHAQNTVHTVHLSPFQCAFEPVQTVSGIPNSDEVSESTAQFLLAENLAGTSVTEGEILAALETVQPPGQTMVLNKAQRRGMSALSLEEQKILQSLDRLNQRLQNVQETIAKNLSTSSVLQIISPLNIHQSASSPSVDPPLAMRRYRSMSADTLSRLQRRY
- the CEP126 gene encoding centrosomal protein of 126 kDa isoform X3, whose protein sequence is MEPGVRAAGGVSPAQREPGSAAPGGPGWRSLFRPEPDSALQSQAGAFAGSACATLKFLLERDLEEEREALLEDQKICRSRARKLCIETNRRRKALEEKQRAKEEKELRSREQILKQRKLKLQEATEKFQRAHLPFSQRRRIVQRKPAPRLEEALEQIQGSVLTSGLCLLSSNRHKSSCRTTDSPSDSSASKNGFLHRKQISTNGGYDKMIQENSGTNLDSDQLLFQQNLEEMQRLLEKQHLSSLANFHQEVNQITNSDSPSSLDSLEAGEQNENYTTPSETSLTTQWDDSIPYNSQKSQSVNKSFLDTPELTFSKNQHVNNWLINLDTQNSQPNTPFHDTLAKQNVLIPAENVHNPKQKSFVLSGTEKRTTDICTSDNQITFVNSPCTFMQNRKEEKTNMLKVSSSGMVSRESSLATDSPVFKSSKAWVTSDSTPGERVLDSVQEQSSELIQQRRTTSSVQTSNQPMATPVILPPKQWSSTGVHNSTFSSNPLQKGKNTNTVPCTDNLDNLSETKDENIKNVNGINQGSSLFQDTSNASILCNTDQEEDKKEEKGNVAEAMSPLSNAKFNGELSEHHRYLRNNMHERKGVKLPKSILKKESKYENYYFKAVVLNRRISFGNQTASSIRDSLELAKIKGKDAENQKTNKKLRWFDETDKIVVEDDEKCSEKYTTGVSQAQLQPSYVQSKLNDANNNLRSIPACTTNSICTENHQDYPPISTKIVAAGGSERDCMPLRCFVSTGYHFAKQAWMASKGDESKPPAYSGDSKIQKGDFRHYDARYNNSCSTNLQPIKANISHVTLDGGNLLTTFKSSRMNGFFSSSNGVVPVTRRKQISDNSENKHRALLEQRRQIVASAGRRPTDHAQNTVHTVHLSPFQCAFEPVQTVSGIPNSDEVSESTAQFLLAENLAGTSVTEGEILAALETVQPPGQTMVLNKAQRRGMSALSLEEQKILQSLDRLNQRLQNVQETIAKNLSTSSVLQIISPLNIHQSASSPSVDPPLAMRRYRSMSADTLSRLQRRY
- the CEP126 gene encoding centrosomal protein of 126 kDa isoform X2, with translation MEPGVRAAGGVSPAQREPGSAAPGGPGWRSLFRPEPDSALQSQAGAFAGSACATLKFLLERDLEEEREALLEDQKICRSRARKLCIETNRRRKALEEKQRAKEEKELRSREQILKQRKLKLQEATEKFQRAHLPFSQRRRIVQRKPAPRLEEALEQIQGSVLTSGLCLLSSNRHKSSCRTTDSPSDSSASKNGFLHRKQISTNGGYDKMIQENSGTNLDSDQLLFQQNLEEMQRLLEKQHLSSLANFHQEVNQITNSDSPSSLDSLEAGEQNENYTTPSETSLTTQWDDSIPYNSQKSQSVNKSFLDTPELTFSKNQHVNNWLINLDTQNSQPNTPFHDTLAKQNVLIPAENVHNPKQKSFVLSGTEKRTTDICTSDNQITFVNSPCTFMQNRKEEKTNMLKVSSSGMVSRESSLATDSPVFKSSKAWVTSDSTPGERVLDSVQEQSSELIQQRRTTSSVQTSNQPMATPVILPPKQWSSTGVHNSTFSSNPLQKGKNTNTVPCTDNLDNLSETKDENIKNVNGINQGSSLFQDTSNASILCNTDQEEDKKEEKGNVAEAMSPLSNAKFNGELSEHHRYLRNNMHERKGVKLPKSILKKESKYENYYFKAVVLNRRISFGNQTASSIRDSLELAKIKGKDAENQKTNKKLRWFDETDKIVVEDDEKCSEKYTTGVSQAQLQPSYVQSKLNDANNNLRSIPACTTNSICTENHQDYPPISTKIVAAGGSERDCMPLRCFVSTGYHFAKQAWMASKGDESKPPAYSGDSKIQKGNLCKGDFRHYDARYNNSCSTNLQPIKANISHVTLDGGNLLTTFKSSRMNGFFSSSNGVVPVTRRKQISDNSENKHRALLEQRRQIVASAGRRPTDHAQNTVHTVHLSPFQCAFEPVQTVSGIPNSDEVSESTAQFLLAENLAGTSVTEGEILAALETVQPPGQTMVLNKAQRRGMSALSLEEQKILQSLDRLNQRLQNVQETIAKNLSTSSVLQIISPLNIHQSASSPSVDPPLAMRRYRSMSADTLSRLQRRY